One genomic window of Rhodospirillaceae bacterium includes the following:
- a CDS encoding bifunctional riboflavin kinase/FAD synthetase, whose protein sequence is MQVFTSYENLPDDVREGVVAIGNFDGVHRGHQVVVNEAGRYAKGDGVPWSVLTFEPHPRRVFAPDGPPFRLTPADAKARAIENLGVDALIVLTFDKSFSERSADSFVHDVLVGGLKAQHVVAGYDFKFGHKRAGNCELLLHKGQEEGFDFTAVQAHNDEDGEVISSTRIREFLVAGKPRQAADLLGRPFEIEGEVQHGEEIGRTMGFPTVNLFMGDYMHPANGIYAVRVEVNGVSHDGAASLGYRPTFDGKDLIFEAHLFDFVGDLYGQNVRVALIEYLRPEKKFDGTDDLKAQIALDCDQAQKILANF, encoded by the coding sequence ATGCAAGTTTTTACATCCTATGAGAACCTACCGGACGATGTCCGTGAAGGCGTTGTTGCCATCGGCAATTTTGATGGCGTGCACCGTGGCCATCAGGTTGTTGTCAACGAGGCTGGGCGCTACGCAAAGGGCGACGGTGTGCCGTGGTCGGTGCTGACGTTTGAGCCGCATCCGCGCCGTGTGTTTGCACCAGACGGCCCACCGTTTCGCCTGACCCCTGCGGATGCCAAAGCCCGCGCGATTGAAAACCTTGGCGTGGACGCCTTGATCGTGCTGACGTTCGACAAATCCTTTTCAGAACGCAGCGCGGATAGTTTCGTCCACGACGTCTTGGTTGGCGGATTAAAGGCCCAGCACGTGGTTGCGGGATATGATTTCAAGTTCGGCCATAAGCGCGCCGGCAATTGCGAATTGTTACTGCACAAAGGTCAGGAAGAAGGCTTCGATTTCACCGCCGTTCAGGCCCACAATGACGAAGACGGCGAAGTAATTTCATCGACCCGTATCCGGGAGTTTCTAGTTGCGGGAAAGCCCCGTCAGGCCGCAGACCTACTTGGAAGACCTTTTGAAATCGAAGGCGAAGTCCAACATGGCGAAGAAATCGGCCGCACCATGGGTTTCCCGACAGTGAATTTGTTCATGGGCGATTACATGCACCCGGCGAATGGAATTTATGCGGTGCGGGTCGAGGTCAACGGCGTGTCTCACGATGGCGCCGCCAGTCTCGGCTATCGCCCGACATTCGACGGAAAGGACCTTATTTTTGAAGCTCACCTGTTCGATTTTGTTGGCGATTTATATGGTCAAAACGTCCGTGTGGCGCTGATTGAATACCTTAGGCCTGAAAAGAAGTTTGACGGGACAGATGATTTAAAGGCACAAATCGCCCTGGATTGCGACCAAGCCCAAAAAATATTGGCCAATTTTTGA
- a CDS encoding M23 family metallopeptidase codes for MNFRNIIWICAAILTVVCPRPSTATELGSGISFRLPISCTPGRNCWIVNYVDADRSKNAIDYACGHKVYNKHKGTDFAVRDLAVMRRGFEVTVGSVPKPIDRGVPVVAAADGVVLGVRKGMRDVNYRKIGGVKALKGKDCGNAVRIQHAGGWVTQYCHMRNKSVKARRGTRVKAGQWLGFVGLSGRTEFPHLHFQVSRNKVIVDPFTGLSQGSGCGKSSAPLWNKAALKQLTYRPTNIYMGGFTGRDPKAGRARAGKYHDIKVPRTAAALNLWADIFGLRKGDVLLFEVFAPNRTRILAAKAIIRRTQIRKFFTAKKRRAAKLWLPGVYRGEIRLVRKLASGDRQVFRLTRTVKLQ; via the coding sequence ATGAATTTTAGAAATATAATCTGGATTTGCGCAGCAATCTTGACCGTTGTTTGCCCTCGACCAAGCACGGCAACAGAATTAGGCTCAGGGATTTCATTTCGCCTGCCAATCAGCTGCACGCCAGGCAGAAACTGCTGGATTGTCAATTATGTCGATGCGGATCGGTCGAAGAATGCGATCGATTATGCGTGCGGCCACAAGGTCTACAACAAGCATAAGGGAACCGACTTCGCGGTTCGTGATCTGGCCGTCATGCGACGGGGGTTCGAGGTCACGGTGGGTTCTGTGCCAAAGCCCATCGACCGGGGTGTCCCTGTGGTGGCCGCTGCCGATGGGGTGGTCTTGGGCGTGCGTAAGGGGATGCGAGATGTCAATTACCGAAAAATCGGCGGAGTGAAGGCGCTGAAGGGCAAGGATTGCGGCAATGCAGTCCGCATTCAGCATGCCGGTGGATGGGTCACCCAGTACTGCCACATGCGGAACAAAAGCGTAAAAGCCCGCCGAGGCACTCGGGTAAAGGCGGGCCAATGGCTGGGCTTTGTCGGCTTATCAGGCCGAACGGAATTTCCTCATCTGCATTTTCAAGTGAGCCGTAACAAAGTCATTGTTGATCCCTTCACCGGATTATCTCAGGGATCAGGCTGCGGCAAATCGTCTGCACCGCTGTGGAATAAGGCCGCGCTGAAACAGCTCACCTATCGTCCGACCAACATTTATATGGGTGGGTTTACCGGTCGCGATCCTAAGGCAGGCCGGGCTCGGGCAGGAAAATATCACGACATTAAAGTTCCCCGAACGGCGGCGGCGCTGAATTTATGGGCTGATATTTTTGGCCTGAGAAAAGGTGATGTTTTGTTGTTTGAAGTATTCGCGCCCAATCGCACGCGAATTCTGGCGGCCAAGGCGATCATACGGCGCACCCAGATCAGGAAATTTTTCACCGCTAAGAAACGTCGGGCGGCGAAGCTGTGGCTACCGGGGGTGTACCGGGGGGAAATTCGTCTGGTTCGAAAATTGGCATCGGGAGACAGGCAAGTTTTTCGTCTAACCCGAACAGTTAAGCTGCAATAG